A stretch of Hyphomicrobiales bacterium DNA encodes these proteins:
- a CDS encoding TetR/AcrR family transcriptional regulator: MTEPGEVESLVTDPRLIEERRRQILTAATKLFSQQGFHRTTIQAIAKEAGVSTGLIYQYFHDKDDVLFLTLVTVLDTYEREIPKAIEGLEDPLERLCRAFYAYCRVVDRLLDATVLAYRSTKSLKSHRQDVIKERETATNKLLETCLEAAIAEGLIRPVNVFLAIYQLVHFCHAWALKQWALRGRYDLDSYVAEGIDLLIVPFLTETGRAGLARLRDRRVIPE; the protein is encoded by the coding sequence ATGACCGAGCCCGGCGAAGTCGAAAGCCTGGTGACCGACCCGCGGCTGATCGAGGAGCGCCGGCGGCAGATCCTCACCGCCGCCACCAAGCTGTTCTCGCAGCAGGGCTTCCACCGCACCACCATCCAGGCGATCGCCAAGGAGGCGGGCGTCTCGACCGGGCTCATCTACCAATATTTCCACGACAAGGACGACGTGCTGTTCCTGACGCTGGTCACCGTGCTCGACACCTATGAGCGGGAGATCCCCAAGGCCATCGAGGGCCTCGAGGACCCGCTGGAGCGGCTTTGCCGGGCGTTCTACGCCTATTGCCGCGTCGTCGACCGGCTGCTCGACGCGACCGTGCTTGCCTACCGCTCGACCAAGTCGCTCAAATCGCATCGCCAGGACGTCATCAAGGAGCGCGAGACGGCGACCAACAAGCTGTTGGAGACGTGCCTGGAAGCGGCCATCGCCGAGGGGCTGATCCGCCCGGTCAACGTGTTCCTGGCGATCTACCAGCTGGTTCATTTCTGCCACGCCTGGGCGCTCAAGCAGTGGGCCTTGCGCGGCCGCTACGACCTCGATTCCTATGTCGCCGAGGGCATCGACCTGTTGATCGTGCCCTTCCTCACCGAGACCGGCCGAGCCGGCCTCGCCCGCCTGCGCGACCGGCGCGTCATTCCGGAATAG
- a CDS encoding ABC transporter permease subunit: MADSPVTWRIISFALFALAWEIAGRIPISFAFPTFSDTVQALVAMLLDGSMPRAYVSTLQPLALGLFISATLGVGLGISFGLSHTGEWLGVPIFIVLQAAPVAALIPLVTFVYGIGLTAKTLAVVILALPVIVLNSYKAVRNVNESLLLMCRAFLGNQRQEVLKIVLPDASPVIFAGLRLGIAAGFIGVVLAELLITPTGIGDLITYHRSIADYPEMYAAIASIIVLSTLTLVVLQWVEVRFLRPEKTGT, encoded by the coding sequence GTGGCGGACAGCCCCGTCACCTGGCGCATTATCTCCTTCGCGCTGTTCGCTCTGGCTTGGGAGATCGCCGGCCGAATCCCGATCAGCTTCGCCTTCCCGACCTTCTCAGACACCGTCCAGGCGCTGGTTGCGATGTTGCTCGACGGCTCGATGCCGCGCGCCTATGTCTCGACCCTGCAACCGCTCGCTCTCGGGCTCTTCATCTCGGCGACGCTGGGCGTCGGGCTTGGTATCAGTTTCGGCCTGTCGCACACCGGCGAGTGGCTCGGTGTGCCGATCTTCATCGTGCTGCAGGCGGCACCCGTGGCCGCGCTCATCCCGCTGGTCACGTTCGTCTACGGCATTGGCCTCACCGCCAAGACGCTGGCGGTCGTCATCCTGGCACTGCCGGTGATCGTGTTGAATTCCTATAAGGCAGTCAGGAACGTCAACGAATCGCTGCTTCTCATGTGCCGCGCCTTTCTCGGTAACCAGCGCCAGGAGGTGCTGAAGATCGTTCTGCCCGACGCCAGCCCGGTGATCTTCGCCGGGCTGAGGCTCGGGATCGCCGCGGGATTCATCGGTGTGGTGCTGGCGGAGCTCCTGATCACGCCGACAGGCATCGGCGACCTCATCACCTATCACCGCTCCATCGCCGACTATCCCGAGATGTATGCCGCCATCGCTTCGATCATCGTGCTGTCGACGCTGACCCTGGTGGTCCTCCAATGGGTCGAGGTTCGCTTCCTCCGGCCGGAAAAGACGGGTACCTGA
- a CDS encoding acyl-CoA dehydrogenase family protein, with translation MILSDEHAAIRDMARRFAAQELAPNAARWDRDATFPAEAIAAMGALGFMGMTVPEDYGGAGGDYLSLALALEEIATGDAGVASVMSGHNSVGCMPVLGHGTEEQKERFLKPMAAGHMLSAFALSEPHAGSDAADLKTRARRTEKGYVLAGTKQFVTSGANAKLALVFAVTDADAGPKGISAFLVPTDTPGYVVARKEDKLGQRSSDTCQIVLDNLEVAAHLRLGEEGEGYRIALGNLEGGRIGIAALAVGIARAAFEEAVAYAGERVTFGKPIIEHQAVQFRLARMATSIEAARQLVQHAASLRDAGLSCLKEACMAKLLASEAAEQVCSDALQTFGGYGYLKDFAVERHYRDAKVTKIYEGTNDIQCMLIGRELAREEMA, from the coding sequence GTGATCCTGAGTGACGAGCACGCGGCGATCCGCGACATGGCCCGCCGCTTTGCAGCCCAGGAGCTTGCCCCGAACGCCGCCCGATGGGACCGCGACGCGACCTTCCCGGCCGAGGCCATCGCCGCCATGGGCGCGCTCGGCTTCATGGGGATGACCGTGCCGGAGGACTATGGCGGCGCCGGCGGCGACTATCTCTCGCTCGCTCTGGCGCTGGAGGAGATCGCCACCGGCGATGCTGGCGTCGCCTCGGTGATGAGCGGCCACAATTCGGTCGGCTGCATGCCGGTCCTGGGCCACGGCACGGAGGAGCAGAAGGAGCGCTTCCTCAAGCCGATGGCGGCGGGCCACATGCTCTCCGCGTTCGCGTTGAGCGAGCCGCATGCCGGCTCCGACGCCGCCGATCTGAAGACCCGCGCGCGGCGCACCGAGAAGGGCTATGTGCTCGCCGGCACCAAGCAGTTCGTCACCTCCGGCGCCAACGCCAAGCTGGCGCTCGTCTTCGCCGTCACCGATGCCGATGCCGGGCCGAAGGGCATCTCCGCCTTTCTGGTGCCGACCGACACGCCGGGCTATGTCGTCGCGCGCAAGGAGGACAAGCTCGGCCAGCGCTCGTCGGACACCTGCCAGATCGTGCTCGACAATCTGGAGGTCGCCGCCCATCTGCGTCTCGGCGAAGAGGGCGAGGGCTACAGAATCGCGCTCGGCAATCTCGAGGGCGGGCGCATCGGCATCGCGGCGCTCGCCGTCGGCATCGCCAGGGCGGCATTTGAGGAGGCCGTCGCCTATGCCGGCGAGCGGGTGACCTTCGGCAAGCCGATCATCGAACACCAGGCGGTGCAGTTCAGGCTCGCCCGGATGGCGACCAGCATCGAAGCCGCCCGCCAGCTCGTCCAGCATGCCGCGAGCCTGCGCGACGCCGGTCTGTCCTGTCTGAAGGAGGCCTGCATGGCCAAGCTTCTCGCCAGCGAGGCTGCAGAGCAGGTCTGCTCCGACGCCCTCCAGACCTTCGGCGGCTACGGCTATCTCAAGGATTTCGCCGTCGAGCGCCATTATCGCGATGCCAAGGTGACGAAGATCTACGAAGGGACCAACGACATCCAGTGCATGCTGATCGGCAGGGAACTCGCCAGAGAGGAGATGGCATGA
- a CDS encoding acyl-CoA dehydrogenase family protein, producing MPDKGYLDWPFFEARHKRLSADLEEFAKSGLAGIDLHPADDEGLDRACRTLVERLGAAGLLKNACVVAPDGRFDVRSLCLSRDILARNAGLADFAFAMQGLGTGPISLFGTKEQRNTYLPPVQAGAHIAAFALSEPDAGSDVGAIATSAVRDGNDYVLNGTKTWISNGGIAAHYVVFARTGEAPGAKGLSAFIVEADAPGLIVAERVPVIAPHPLATLKFTDCRVPAPAMVGKPGEGFKVAVATLSVFRCTVGAAALGFARRALDEALARVQARQVFGKPLAEYQLTQAKLADMAVDIDSSALLVYRAAWAKDVTGSRGTRESSMAKLHASEAGQRVVDQAVQLFGGLGVVTGTVVESLYREIRALRIYEGTSEIQKLIIADSLLAEAKRDPE from the coding sequence ATGCCGGACAAGGGCTATCTCGACTGGCCGTTCTTCGAGGCGCGGCACAAGCGGCTTTCCGCCGACCTTGAGGAATTTGCGAAGAGCGGGCTTGCCGGCATCGACCTGCATCCCGCCGACGACGAGGGGCTCGATCGGGCATGCCGCACGCTTGTCGAGCGCCTCGGCGCGGCGGGCCTGCTCAAGAACGCCTGCGTCGTCGCGCCGGACGGCCGGTTCGACGTGCGCAGCCTGTGCCTGAGCCGCGACATTCTCGCGCGCAACGCGGGGCTTGCCGACTTCGCCTTCGCCATGCAGGGGCTGGGGACCGGGCCGATCTCGCTGTTCGGCACCAAGGAGCAGCGCAACACCTATCTTCCGCCGGTGCAGGCAGGCGCGCATATCGCGGCCTTCGCGCTGTCGGAGCCCGACGCCGGCAGCGACGTCGGGGCGATCGCCACGTCGGCGGTGCGCGACGGCAATGATTACGTGCTCAACGGCACCAAGACCTGGATCTCCAACGGCGGCATCGCCGCGCACTATGTCGTCTTCGCCCGCACCGGCGAGGCGCCCGGCGCCAAGGGCCTGTCGGCCTTCATCGTCGAGGCCGACGCGCCCGGCCTGATTGTCGCCGAGCGCGTCCCGGTCATCGCGCCGCATCCGCTCGCGACCCTCAAGTTTACCGACTGCCGCGTTCCCGCGCCGGCCATGGTCGGAAAGCCCGGCGAGGGCTTCAAGGTGGCGGTCGCGACCTTGAGCGTGTTCCGCTGCACCGTCGGCGCAGCGGCGCTCGGCTTTGCCCGCCGGGCGCTCGACGAGGCGCTCGCCCGGGTTCAGGCCCGCCAAGTGTTCGGCAAGCCCTTGGCCGAATATCAGCTCACCCAGGCCAAGCTCGCCGACATGGCGGTCGATATCGATTCATCCGCCCTCCTCGTCTACCGCGCCGCCTGGGCCAAGGACGTCACCGGCAGCCGCGGCACGCGGGAATCCTCCATGGCCAAGCTCCACGCCAGCGAGGCCGGCCAACGGGTCGTCGACCAGGCGGTGCAGCTTTTCGGCGGCCTCGGCGTCGTCACCGGCACGGTTGTCGAAAGCCTCTACCGCGAGATCCGAGCGCTCAGGATCTATGAGGGCACGAGCGAGATCCAGAAGCTGATCATCGCCGACAGCCTGTTGGCGGAGGCCAAGCGTGATCCTGAGTGA
- a CDS encoding ABC transporter substrate-binding protein, translated as MFFVLQSGTVQAQNKMRIAFGDVAAIESVHFLAAFERTKERGIDVEVTYLQAEDIAAQAVVGGQLDIGIGGPYALIQKVKAPIRIFAQLSVLRFFPVVNSEFYQTWADLDGQEIAVHARGSGTEAIMKLMADVNNIKYASISYVPGSEVRAGALLQGNIKASIVDAANRRFLEQQAPGKFIILPLGDIAASDEVLFANTDYLAANADDVDILVEELLKAVREVADDPAAAVEMRKKYNLLPDLGEAANEEILAYFKETAEAGAMPVNGGGADAAQDDFAFYTIAGQLEGEASSLDVADFWDLGPLERVLDKIGTR; from the coding sequence ATGTTTTTTGTCCTTCAAAGCGGCACTGTCCAGGCGCAGAACAAGATGCGCATCGCCTTCGGCGATGTCGCGGCCATCGAGTCAGTCCATTTCCTTGCCGCCTTCGAGCGCACCAAGGAACGCGGCATCGATGTCGAGGTGACGTATCTGCAAGCCGAGGACATCGCGGCCCAGGCGGTGGTCGGCGGCCAATTGGACATCGGAATCGGCGGGCCCTACGCGCTCATCCAGAAGGTAAAGGCGCCGATCCGCATCTTCGCCCAGCTTTCGGTATTGCGCTTCTTCCCCGTCGTCAATTCCGAGTTCTACCAGACATGGGCAGATCTCGACGGCCAGGAGATCGCCGTGCATGCGCGCGGCTCGGGCACCGAGGCGATCATGAAGCTGATGGCCGACGTCAATAACATCAAGTATGCGTCGATCAGCTACGTGCCGGGATCGGAGGTGCGCGCCGGCGCGCTGCTGCAGGGCAACATCAAGGCCTCGATCGTCGACGCCGCCAACCGCCGCTTCCTCGAGCAGCAGGCGCCTGGCAAGTTCATCATCTTGCCGCTCGGCGACATCGCCGCCAGCGATGAGGTGCTGTTCGCCAATACGGACTATCTCGCTGCCAACGCGGACGATGTCGATATCCTGGTCGAGGAACTGCTCAAGGCCGTGCGCGAGGTCGCCGACGATCCGGCCGCCGCGGTGGAGATGCGCAAGAAATACAATCTCCTGCCCGATCTCGGCGAGGCGGCGAACGAAGAGATCCTCGCCTACTTCAAGGAAACCGCCGAGGCCGGCGCCATGCCCGTCAATGGCGGCGGCGCCGACGCGGCGCAGGACGACTTCGCCTTCTACACGATTGCGGGCCAGCTCGAGGGCGAGGCGTCGAGCCTCGATGTCGCCGATTTCTGGGATCTCGGCCCGCTCGAGCGGGTGCTCGACAAGATCGGGACCCGGTGA
- a CDS encoding ABC transporter ATP-binding protein, which yields MNASAAMQAAAKTAAADAVVEIRGISKIYGTDVEALRGVDLEVPRGKLTSLLGPSGCGKTTLLKIIAGLLPATSGEVTINGKRVTGPGPERAFVFQDFALMPWANVLRNVAFGLELRGVHRAEREARADKYIGEVGLRGFENSYPHELSGGMRQRVGLARALAVDAEVLLLDEPFSAVDEQTRRKFQEDLIRLRAGDQKTFLFVTHSIEEAVYISDRIVLLSPRPGRVAQIIEPEIDRSGDPDQIRADRHYIETVEEIWRGLKQYVE from the coding sequence ATGAACGCCAGTGCAGCGATGCAAGCAGCTGCGAAAACGGCCGCAGCCGATGCTGTGGTCGAGATCCGCGGTATCTCGAAGATTTACGGCACCGATGTCGAGGCGCTGCGCGGCGTCGATCTCGAGGTGCCGCGCGGCAAGCTGACCAGCCTGCTCGGCCCGTCCGGCTGCGGCAAAACCACGCTGCTCAAGATCATCGCCGGGCTGTTGCCGGCGACCTCCGGCGAGGTGACGATCAACGGCAAGCGCGTCACCGGCCCGGGGCCGGAGCGCGCCTTCGTGTTTCAGGACTTCGCACTGATGCCGTGGGCGAACGTTCTGCGCAATGTCGCCTTCGGCCTTGAACTGCGCGGCGTGCACCGCGCCGAGCGCGAGGCACGGGCCGACAAATATATCGGCGAGGTCGGCCTGAGGGGCTTTGAGAACAGCTATCCGCACGAGCTTTCCGGCGGCATGCGCCAGCGCGTCGGCCTTGCCCGGGCGCTCGCTGTCGATGCCGAGGTGCTGTTGCTCGACGAGCCCTTCTCGGCGGTCGACGAGCAGACGCGGCGGAAATTCCAGGAGGATCTGATCCGCCTGAGAGCCGGCGATCAGAAGACCTTCCTGTTCGTCACCCATTCGATCGAGGAGGCCGTCTACATCTCCGACCGTATCGTGTTGCTTTCGCCGCGCCCCGGCAGGGTGGCGCAGATCATCGAGCCGGAGATCGACCGCTCGGGCGATCCCGACCAGATCCGCGCCGACCGGCACTACATCGAGACGGTCGAAGAGATCTGGCGCGGCCTGAAACAGTATGTCGAATAG
- a CDS encoding FCD domain-containing protein, with translation MQEDQVSQGAQDAQAALTQLRAYLAQEELTANARLPAERELSDLLGVSRGDLRKALAILESEGELWRHVGKGTFVGPKPVEERFSIAGVSGLTNPAEVMRTRLLIEPEIAREAALHANSAEIAEMRACLKGSRQTRTWRQYENFDNRLHRTIARATHNTLLLALFDTLNAVRRAVVWGRLRDQPVKPPSDHHSFAEHEAIVQAIEERDLDGAAARMRRHLQSVRRNLTELREAAE, from the coding sequence GTGCAAGAGGACCAGGTCAGCCAGGGCGCCCAGGACGCCCAAGCCGCATTGACGCAACTGCGCGCCTATCTGGCGCAGGAGGAGCTGACGGCGAACGCACGCCTTCCCGCCGAGCGGGAGCTCTCGGATCTGCTCGGCGTCTCGCGCGGCGATCTGCGCAAGGCGCTGGCGATCCTCGAGAGCGAGGGCGAACTGTGGCGCCATGTCGGCAAGGGGACCTTCGTCGGCCCGAAGCCCGTCGAGGAGCGTTTTTCAATTGCCGGCGTCTCCGGCCTGACCAATCCGGCCGAGGTCATGCGCACCCGGCTTCTGATCGAACCGGAGATCGCGCGGGAAGCGGCGCTGCACGCGAACTCGGCCGAGATCGCCGAGATGCGGGCCTGCCTCAAGGGCAGCCGCCAGACGCGTACCTGGCGGCAATATGAGAATTTCGACAACCGCCTGCACCGGACCATCGCACGGGCGACCCACAACACGCTGCTGTTGGCATTGTTCGACACGCTGAACGCGGTGCGCCGCGCCGTCGTCTGGGGTCGTCTGCGCGACCAACCGGTGAAGCCGCCTTCGGACCATCACAGTTTCGCCGAGCACGAAGCGATCGTGCAGGCGATCGAGGAACGCGACTTGGACGGCGCCGCGGCGCGCATGCGCCGGCATCTGCAATCGGTGCGCCGGAACCTGACCGAGCTGCGCGAAGCCGCCGAATAG
- a CDS encoding fumarylacetoacetate hydrolase family protein — protein MDYVITPPTMPVLPVRGTDAVFPVHRVYCVGRNYAAHAIEMGHDPDKEPPFFFLKNPDNIDTSGTFPYPSASNDVHHEIELVVALAKGGTDIPVERALDCVYGYAVGLDMTRRDLQGEAKKMGRPWEVGKAFEHSAPCGELVPASAVGHPDKGAIWLKVNGKMRQEGDLNQLIWKVPEVISYLSGLFTLAAGDLIMSGTPAGVDAVSRGDVLLGHVDGIADLEVKVV, from the coding sequence ATGGATTACGTGATTACGCCGCCGACGATGCCGGTGCTTCCGGTGCGCGGCACGGATGCGGTCTTTCCCGTGCATCGGGTCTATTGCGTCGGGCGCAACTATGCGGCGCATGCCATCGAGATGGGGCACGACCCGGACAAGGAGCCGCCGTTCTTCTTCCTGAAGAATCCGGACAATATCGACACCAGCGGCACGTTTCCCTATCCCTCGGCGTCCAACGACGTGCATCACGAGATCGAGCTCGTGGTGGCACTGGCGAAGGGCGGCACCGACATCCCGGTCGAAAGGGCCCTCGATTGCGTCTACGGCTATGCGGTCGGGCTGGACATGACGCGGCGCGACCTGCAGGGCGAGGCCAAGAAGATGGGCCGGCCGTGGGAGGTGGGCAAGGCGTTCGAGCACTCCGCGCCCTGCGGCGAACTGGTGCCGGCTAGCGCGGTCGGGCATCCCGACAAGGGCGCCATCTGGCTCAAGGTCAATGGCAAGATGCGCCAGGAGGGCGACCTCAACCAGCTCATCTGGAAAGTGCCGGAAGTGATCTCCTATCTCTCCGGCCTGTTCACGCTGGCCGCCGGCGACCTGATCATGTCCGGCACGCCGGCCGGCGTCGACGCGGTGAGCCGCGGCGATGTCCTGCTCGGCCATGTCGATGGCATTGCCGACCTCGAGGTCAAGGTCGTCTGA
- a CDS encoding NnrS family protein has translation MSDPRKHGIPILSYGFRIFFLLAGLYAVAAMAAWLAWLGVHMLGAEVATGSFSGAPNVWHGHEMVFGYGVATLAGFMLTAVPSWTGALPLSGRPLAILAALWLAARLALWTSALLPEWLVAIVDLGFLPWLGFLVARQLLLKPQARNLVFLALLALLFAANFAVHLEWIGVADDSASWGLSLGIVTLALMVAIVGGRIVPAFTRNALIREGEGERLPQSFKPIEAASLIGAFAVTLCYLANAPDTISGGVAALAALAHLARLAFWRSWATRRAPILWSLHLAYLWLPIGYATIAAARLFDAMPEPVALHALGVGAIGGMTLAVMTRAALGHTDRPLAVTRPIALSYGLVALGALVRVFAPGLFPAFYLELIFVAGGLWIMGFAIFVTVYWPILSGPALSGEGKV, from the coding sequence GTGAGCGATCCGAGAAAACACGGCATCCCAATCCTGAGCTACGGGTTCCGGATCTTCTTCCTGCTCGCCGGCCTCTACGCGGTCGCGGCGATGGCGGCGTGGCTTGCCTGGCTCGGCGTGCATATGCTCGGCGCGGAAGTCGCAACGGGGAGCTTTTCCGGCGCGCCGAATGTCTGGCACGGCCATGAGATGGTCTTCGGCTATGGCGTCGCGACACTCGCAGGCTTCATGCTGACCGCGGTGCCGAGCTGGACCGGAGCGCTGCCGCTCTCAGGCCGGCCTCTGGCGATCCTCGCTGCCCTATGGCTCGCCGCCCGGCTCGCGCTGTGGACCTCCGCCTTGCTTCCGGAATGGCTGGTCGCCATCGTCGACCTCGGCTTCCTGCCCTGGCTGGGATTTTTGGTGGCCCGGCAACTGTTGCTGAAGCCACAGGCCCGCAACCTCGTCTTCCTCGCGCTCCTGGCGCTGCTGTTCGCCGCCAATTTCGCCGTGCACCTGGAGTGGATCGGCGTCGCCGACGACAGCGCCTCGTGGGGCCTGAGCCTCGGCATTGTCACGCTTGCCCTCATGGTCGCCATCGTCGGCGGACGCATCGTTCCGGCCTTCACCCGCAACGCCCTGATACGCGAAGGCGAAGGCGAGCGGTTGCCGCAAAGTTTCAAGCCCATCGAGGCTGCGTCGCTGATCGGCGCGTTCGCTGTCACGCTCTGCTATCTGGCGAACGCGCCCGACACGATCAGCGGCGGCGTCGCCGCGCTCGCGGCGCTTGCCCATCTCGCCCGTCTGGCCTTCTGGCGCTCCTGGGCCACGCGCCGCGCGCCGATCCTGTGGAGCCTGCATCTGGCCTATCTGTGGCTTCCCATCGGCTACGCAACTATTGCCGCCGCCCGTCTGTTCGACGCCATGCCCGAGCCCGTTGCCCTGCATGCGCTTGGCGTAGGCGCCATCGGCGGCATGACCCTGGCGGTCATGACCAGGGCGGCACTCGGTCACACCGACCGTCCTCTTGCGGTGACGCGGCCCATCGCCTTATCCTACGGACTGGTTGCGCTGGGGGCACTCGTGCGCGTGTTTGCTCCGGGATTGTTTCCCGCCTTCTATCTGGAGTTGATTTTCGTCGCGGGCGGCCTCTGGATAATGGGATTTGCCATTTTTGTGACCGTCTATTGGCCGATTTTGAGCGGTCCGGCTCTTTCGGGGGAGGGAAAGGTTTGA
- a CDS encoding ABC transporter permease subunit, producing MKILGYRVPMMASLIVWCIAWEVAGRLNLVFLLPPLSEVLAALVDLVQLPSWQAATVTTLRTFFVGMVVSVLVGVPLGVLMGRVRLADDLLGMWVNVFVSAPLTALVPVLMILFGFGETTIIVTVFLFAVWIIVLDTRAGVRHVSPSLIEMAHAYGAGRIALYGKIILWAALPEILAGIRLGFIRGVKGVVIGQLLVAIIGYGALLELYSRNFRMAQFWALTIILFAFALVIAELLERLERKVDYYAASR from the coding sequence ATGAAGATTCTCGGCTATCGCGTGCCCATGATGGCCTCCCTGATCGTTTGGTGCATCGCCTGGGAAGTGGCCGGACGGCTCAATCTCGTGTTCCTGCTGCCGCCCCTCAGCGAGGTGCTCGCCGCCTTGGTCGATCTCGTCCAGTTGCCTTCCTGGCAGGCCGCGACCGTGACGACGCTGAGGACCTTTTTCGTCGGCATGGTGGTGTCCGTTTTGGTCGGCGTGCCGCTCGGGGTTCTGATGGGGCGCGTGCGGCTTGCCGACGATCTGCTCGGCATGTGGGTCAATGTCTTCGTCTCGGCGCCGCTGACGGCTCTGGTGCCGGTGCTGATGATCCTGTTCGGCTTCGGCGAAACGACGATCATCGTCACCGTCTTTCTCTTCGCGGTGTGGATTATCGTGCTCGATACCCGAGCAGGCGTGCGCCACGTCTCGCCGTCCCTGATCGAAATGGCGCACGCCTATGGCGCCGGCCGCATTGCACTGTACGGCAAGATCATCCTGTGGGCGGCTCTGCCGGAGATCCTGGCCGGCATCCGCCTCGGCTTCATCCGTGGCGTCAAGGGCGTGGTGATCGGCCAGCTGCTCGTTGCCATCATCGGCTATGGGGCGCTGCTGGAGCTTTATTCGCGCAATTTCCGCATGGCCCAGTTCTGGGCACTGACCATCATCCTGTTCGCCTTCGCGTTGGTCATCGCCGAACTGCTGGAGCGGCTGGAGCGCAAGGTCGATTACTACGCCGCCAGCAGGTAA
- a CDS encoding SDR family NAD(P)-dependent oxidoreductase: MRFEGKTAVVTGAASGIGKTTAERFTAAGAAVILGDINVKDGEAVAAAIRDNRGTADFIELDVTDRKSVEAFREKAVKLRGHVDILASVAGWGKTEPFIQNTPDFWSKVVNLNLMGPIFMARAFCEPMMERNEGKIVIVASDAGRVGSLGESVYAGSKGGAIAFSKSLAREMARFNVNVNCVCPGPTDTPLMAAVNEKIKEAFMRVTPMRRLAKPEEVADAILFFASGRSSFCTGQVLSVSGGLTMAG, translated from the coding sequence ATGCGATTTGAGGGCAAGACTGCGGTCGTCACCGGCGCGGCGTCCGGCATCGGCAAGACCACCGCCGAGCGCTTCACTGCCGCGGGAGCCGCCGTCATTCTCGGCGACATCAATGTCAAGGACGGCGAGGCGGTGGCGGCGGCGATCCGCGACAATAGGGGCACGGCCGACTTTATCGAACTCGATGTCACCGATCGGAAATCCGTCGAGGCGTTCCGCGAAAAGGCGGTCAAGCTGCGCGGCCATGTCGACATTCTCGCCAGCGTCGCCGGCTGGGGGAAGACCGAGCCCTTTATCCAGAACACGCCGGATTTCTGGAGCAAGGTGGTCAATCTCAACCTGATGGGGCCGATCTTCATGGCGCGCGCCTTCTGCGAGCCGATGATGGAGCGCAACGAAGGCAAGATCGTCATCGTCGCCAGCGACGCCGGCCGGGTCGGCAGCCTCGGCGAGTCCGTCTATGCCGGCTCCAAGGGCGGTGCCATTGCCTTCTCGAAGTCGCTGGCGCGCGAAATGGCGCGCTTCAACGTCAACGTCAATTGCGTCTGCCCGGGACCCACCGACACGCCGCTGATGGCTGCGGTCAACGAGAAGATCAAGGAGGCCTTCATGCGGGTGACGCCGATGCGCCGGCTGGCCAAGCCCGAGGAGGTCGCCGACGCAATCCTGTTCTTCGCCAGCGGCCGCTCAAGCTTCTGCACCGGCCAGGTGCTCAGCGTCAGCGGCGGCCTGACCATGGCCGGCTAG
- a CDS encoding enoyl-CoA hydratase family protein — translation MYKLKAAEWKPEHFKWEVKDRVATVTLNRPERKNPLTLESYAELRDTFHKLQYADDVRAVVVTGEGGNFCSGGDVHDIIGPLVRMEMDGLLTFTRMTGNLIKEMRTCPQPVIAAVDGISAGAGAIIPMACDFRYGTPECKTAFLFVRVGLAGCDMGACAILPRIIGHGRASELLYTGRSMSAEEGLAWGYFNALVEPDKLLSHAQEMAKKLADGPYFAHAMTKKCLHQEWAMTIEQALETEAEAQSICMQTKDFERAYNAFVAKQKPAFEGN, via the coding sequence ATGTACAAGCTCAAGGCTGCCGAATGGAAACCGGAGCATTTCAAATGGGAGGTCAAGGACCGGGTCGCGACCGTGACCCTGAACCGGCCCGAGCGCAAGAACCCGCTGACGCTGGAAAGCTATGCCGAGCTGCGCGACACCTTCCATAAGCTGCAATATGCCGACGACGTGCGGGCCGTGGTCGTCACCGGCGAGGGCGGCAATTTCTGCTCCGGCGGCGACGTGCACGACATTATCGGGCCGCTGGTCAGAATGGAGATGGACGGGCTTTTGACCTTCACCCGCATGACCGGAAACCTGATCAAGGAGATGCGCACCTGTCCGCAGCCGGTGATCGCCGCCGTCGACGGCATCAGCGCCGGCGCCGGCGCCATCATCCCGATGGCCTGCGACTTCCGCTACGGCACGCCGGAATGCAAGACGGCGTTCCTGTTCGTGCGCGTCGGGCTTGCCGGCTGCGACATGGGCGCCTGCGCCATCCTGCCTCGCATCATCGGCCATGGCCGGGCCTCCGAGCTGCTCTATACCGGCCGCTCCATGAGCGCCGAGGAGGGGCTCGCCTGGGGCTATTTCAACGCCCTGGTCGAACCCGACAAGCTTCTTTCCCACGCTCAGGAGATGGCCAAGAAGCTTGCCGACGGGCCTTATTTCGCGCATGCCATGACCAAGAAGTGCCTGCATCAGGAATGGGCGATGACCATCGAGCAGGCGCTGGAGACCGAGGCCGAGGCGCAGTCGATCTGCATGCAGACCAAGGATTTCGAGCGCGCCTACAACGCCTTCGTGGCCAAGCAGAAGCCGGCTTTCGAAGGCAACTGA